One window of the Spea bombifrons isolate aSpeBom1 chromosome 8, aSpeBom1.2.pri, whole genome shotgun sequence genome contains the following:
- the LOC128502890 gene encoding vesicle-associated membrane protein-associated protein A-like, whose protein sequence is MKGRKAQQHMETCWKQLEASKRRFERDCKEADRAQQYFEKMDADINVTKADVEKNRLAVVRCMAAAGGAIMPKHEQILILDPPNELKFRGPFTDVVTTNLKLRNPSERKVCFKVKTTAPRRYCVRPNAVQ, encoded by the exons ATGAAGGGTCGCAAGGCGCAGCAGCACATGGAGACATGCTGGAAGCAGCTGGAAGCG AGCAAAAGAAGGTTTGAGAGGGATTGCAAGGAGGCAGACCGGGCGCAGCAGTACTTCGAGAAAATGGACGCGGATATTAACGTGACAAAAGCAGATGTCGAAAAA AATCGTCTGGCAGTTGTGAGGTGCATGGCTGCAGCCGGCGGGGCCATAATGCCCAAGCACGAACAGATCCTCATCCTTGACCCGCCCAACGAGCTCAAATTCAGAGGTCCGTTTACGGATGTTGTCACCACAAATCTCAAGCTTCGAAATCCATCAGAAAGAAAAGTGTGTTTCAAGGTGAAAACTACAGCCCCCCGACGTTACTGTGTGCGACCAAATGCGGTACAATAG
- the LOC128502892 gene encoding vesicle-associated membrane protein-associated protein A-like, translating to MGSRFILWIIGHSHVYWARKLVEECKRLQSEIIQLSDENQVLKDESIKIRKVVTEKSSKAMLRDQGNPIPSLVVIAAIFIGFFLGKFIL from the exons ATGG GGTCCCGGTTCATCTTGTGGATCATCGGCCATTCTCACGTTTATTGGGCCCGGAAGCTAGTGGAGGAATGTAAGAGACTTCAGTCTGAAATAATACAGCTGTCAGATGAAAATCAAGTCCTGAAAGATGAAAGCATTAAGATAAGGAAGGTCGTTACAGAGAAGTCGTCTAAAGCAATGCTGAGAGATCAAGGCAACCCTATCCCATCACTTGTTGTCATTGCTGCAATCTTCATCGGTTTCTTTTTAGGGAAGTTCATCTTGTAA